The proteins below are encoded in one region of Apium graveolens cultivar Ventura chromosome 4, ASM990537v1, whole genome shotgun sequence:
- the LOC141718665 gene encoding uncharacterized protein LOC141718665 — MAYLNTIGCGEGLSSSRPLLFDDTNFVTWKTRFHIYARSQGVRVWMAIEDGVIIPTKMVDNIIIEMKVGEYNTIEVERMNITAKAEMVLTSAFAEKEYKRVNNCKSAQEMWDKLVVTYEGTTDIKDSRMDTLIEVYENFKL; from the coding sequence ATGGCGTATCTAAATACCATCGgctgtggtgaaggtctatctagctctcGCCCTCTTCTATTTGACGACACCAACTTTGTaacatggaaaacgaggtttcacatctatgctagatctcaaggagtcagaGTTTGGATGGCCATAGAAGATGGAGTCATTATTCCTACCAAAATGGTTGATAACATCATCATCGAAATGAAGGTTGGTGAATATAATACAATAGAGGTAGAAAGAATGAATATAACTGCTAAGGCAGAAATGGTACTCACAAGTGCATTTGctgaaaaagaatataaaagagtaaataattgcaagtcagCACAAGAAATGTGGGATAAATTAGTGGTTACCTACGAAGGAACCAcggatataaaagattctcgaaTGGACACTTTGATCGAAGTgtacgagaactttaaactctaa